Below is a window of Haloglycomyces albus DSM 45210 DNA.
TCCGACGTGCGTGGGTTTTCACCGTGTCCTCCGATACGTAAAGGTCACGGCCGATCTCCGCGTTCGACTTCCCCTCACTCATGCCTCGCAGGACCTGCAGTTCGCGCTCGGTCAGGCGCATGCCTTCCAGCTCTGCCCGCTGACGTGGTGCCGGCTCGATCTTCGGTACGCGCGGACGCGTGAACATCATCGCCTGAGTCAGGGAAACGAGCAGGTCGTCGGAGTCGTTCGAAGGAGTACGAATCAGTCCCCGCGCTCCGGCCGCGACCACCATCGCGGCCATACGGGGATCGGCGGCGCCGGCCATGATCACGCTGGTCCGGGGGGAGCGTCCACGTACGACACGAGTGAATTGCACTGGATCCGGGGCTGCCAGTGACACGTCCACGAGCACCATGTCAACGGTGCGACGGGCTAGTTCGTTGAAAAGGTCGGCCGGATTGTCCACGCTGCGGACCGACTGCGCGAGCCCCATGCGAGCGGCGCAGGCCGCGATTTTCTGTCCGGCTTGAGGAGTCTTAACACAGACCACTACAGTTCTCACTTTTAATACCCTTCACTGCGGTTGGTGTCATAGCGCTCTGCGGCGCTTGTCGTTGGCGGTCAATCGCACTCAGCCCTCGAAACGTGCCCGTACGGCCGACGTCTGGACGGATGCGGTCGTCGGGCCAATGCCCGCAGCAAATCGTCATGGTCGCCACCTTCGGTCATCTATCTTGAGCTGTCCGTATCAGGACTCCGATCTCGAAATACCGGTGACGGATCGATCCGCTCACCGTTCGGCCCGCGGAAAGCACTCCGTTCCAGCGTTCGTAGCCGCCTGAACAGGTCTTCGATTGACGGTTATTGGTCCTGACATGAACTAGATGCGCCAGTACTCGAACTATGACGCGATTTCCCAGAAATTTTTTGAGTGAATTTTGACCAACCAGCTGACTGTTGTCATGGGGCGTTCGCGCCGCTTCGGTCCTCGGCACCAAGCTCCGATTCCGGGTTCGGGCGCTCCCCGCGGAGACGTGCTGCTTCCGACTCCCCAGCCTCACCACCGTCGTACCAAAACATAGAAGTGGGAGACTAGGAATATGAAGCAGCGAAATCATCACCGCTACAAGAGTCGAGAACAAAACGAAAATCCGCGTCACAATCTATTTAACGAACTAACGTCCCTTGAGGGTGCGGGTTACGGCAGATATAAATCGCTGCAAGGTGAATGGCGCACCAAGGATGCAATCATTGAAATTCTTCGGGTTCAGTCTGATCCCTTTGCTCCGCCGTCGCGTGTTGCCATTCGATTCGATCCCGATCAGGCCGACCTCATCGAGGAATGGCACGCCACCCCGCAACGGCGTGCCACCCTGGCGGTTCTACTGGCAAAACGGTTTCGCAAAGCGCTTCGTTCCCGTGATATTCGCATCGACTCCGGAGGACAGGAGATCGTCAATCGC
It encodes the following:
- a CDS encoding helix-turn-helix transcriptional regulator; translated protein: MRTVVVCVKTPQAGQKIAACAARMGLAQSVRSVDNPADLFNELARRTVDMVLVDVSLAAPDPVQFTRVVRGRSPRTSVIMAGAADPRMAAMVVAAGARGLIRTPSNDSDDLLVSLTQAMMFTRPRVPKIEPAPRQRAELEGMRLTERELQVLRGMSEGKSNAEIGRDLYVSEDTVKTHARRMFRKLKARDRAHAVAEAFRSGLVC